The Erythrolamprus reginae isolate rEryReg1 chromosome 3, rEryReg1.hap1, whole genome shotgun sequence genome contains a region encoding:
- the TNNI1 gene encoding troponin I, slow skeletal muscle codes for MLAKAKEEWEQEQVDKQGEKERYLAERITSLHVSGLSYSQLQDLCRELHEKVDIVDEERYDIEAKCNHNTREIKDLKMKVLDLRGKFKRPPLRRVRVSADAMLRALLGSKHKVSMDLRANLKSVKKEDTEKERPVEVSDWRKNVEAMSGMEGRKKMFDAAKSPTGQ; via the exons ATGCTGGCTAAAGCCAAAGAAGAATGGGAACAAGAACAAGTGGacaaacaaggagagaaggagagatatttGGCAGAAAGGATAACATCTCTGCATGTCAGTGGGCTTTCCTACTCCCAACTCCAG GATCTGTGCCGGGAGCTTCATGAAAAGGTAGACATTGTGgatgaagagagatatgacattgAAGCAAAGTGTAACCATAACACACGAGAG ATTAAAGACTTGAAAATGAAGGTGCTTGACCTTAGGGGAAAATTCAAGCGTCCTCCTTTGCGCCGTGTCCGTGTATCTGCAGATGCCATGCTTAGAGCTCTGCTTGGCTCAAAGCACAAAGTCTCTATGGACCTGAGAGCCAACCTCAAGTCTGTCAAGAAGGAGGACACAGAAAAG GAACGTCCAGTAGAAGTGAGTGACTGGCGTAAGAACGTGGAGGCCATGTCAggaatggaaggcaggaagaagatgTTTGATGCTGCCAAATCACCCACAGGACAATGA